The genomic stretch GGTCTTAGAAATGATTTTTACATCTTCTTCCGTTGGTAATTCGCCAATGAGCATTAAATAAAAAAGTCCTTCGGGCAAAGGTTCTGTACCTCCTTCTGCCTTAGGTAGTTTTTCTCTTAATTCGGGAATGGTATAGCCGCGAAAACGTATTCCTTCTTTAGGGTCGAGCAAACTTATTTCACTTACAATGCTGGTAATTCCACGCATTCCCTGATATAGCTGCGCAACCGTAACGTCTTCCACAGGCGTAGAGCCACAATCCTTTATCAATGCTTTGATGTCCGCAGCATCGATATTTGCTTTCTCACGAAACTTCTTCTTTATCTCAATCATCGGGTGTGTATTTCAATTTCTTTTGTAATCACTAAAATTTTTTGCCGACAAACAAAACAATAAAAATGATTACGGGATATTTTCAAAAGAGTCCGGCGAAATGCACTTTCACTAAACTTTTGGCTGTGTGCCGTAAAGATACTTCATAACGAAGATTTGTTTTGAAAAATTATGCAAAACTTATTATTAAAAATTGAATGCAACTATTCTCTCAAAACAAAAACCCCGATGAAAATTTCATCGGGGTTTTACTTATTTGTACGTCAACAGATATTAATAATTGTTTCTGTAACCGCCACCGCTGTTACGGTCGCGATAACCGCCGCCGTTGCCATAGCTTTTCTTTTTGTAATCGCCACCGCCTGCGTTTTCTTGTTTTTGGTTCACAATGATTTTGCGACCGCCAACTTCAGTTTCGTGCAAGCCTGAAATTGCAGCGTTTGCAGCTTCATCATCTGCCATTTCTACAAAACCAAAACCTTTAGAACGGTTGTTGTTGAACTTGTCTGTTACAACTTTTGCAGAAATAACTTCTCCATAAGGAGCAAATAATTCGTGCAAGTCATCGCTGGTTAAGCTCCAGCTTAAGTTTCCTACGTAAATGTTCATTTTTAATTTTTTGAACTTGTTAATTAATAAAAACAGTAACCAAAGCCCAAAAACAATTACGTAAAAAACGTCCGTTAAAAGGATGGGAAAAACTGTCAATTCTGGAACAAAGATATATCTATTTATGATACTGCCAATTTTTTCAATATGAAAAAACAATGAAGTTTTTTAGTAACCCCTCGCGTCTTTTCCTTCTTTAAAATTGATATATGCTTTGTTCACTACGCGATTGCCACCCGGCGTTGGATAATCGCCCGTGAAATACCAGTCGCCTGTATTGGTCGGACAACTGTCATGCAAATCTTCAATGGTTTGATAAATTACCTGCACAGGAATATCAATATCTTCCGGAGTAATCAATTGCGCAATCTTTCCGGAAATTTCATCAGGTGTAAACGACGCATAAATTTGTTTTACCAGATTTTCCGAATGAAGCTCATTGTCCAGTTCCAGCTTTTTACAATTGTAATAAACTTCGTCCAGAACATGTTCCGTTCCGTGTTCTTTGTGCAAAGCAAGCGCTGCGCGGAAAGCAATAAAATCGCCCATCTTGCTCATGTCGATTCCGTAACAATCGGGATAACGGATTTGCGGGGCAGAGGAAACTACGATAATCTTTTTCGGTTCAAGGCGCGACAACATACGCACAATACTTTCTTTCAAAGTTGTTCCGCGCACGATGGAATCGTCAATCACTACAAGGGTGTCTTCGTGTTTGCGAACTGTTCCGTAAGTGATGTCGTACACGTGCTGCACCATTTCGTTTCTGCCGGAATCTGCCGTGATGAAAGTGCGCATCTTCACATCTTTAATCGCAATTTTTTCCTGACGGATTTTGCGATTAACCATTTCTTCTAATTTGTCGGGCGTGAAATCATTTCCCCAACTCAGGATTTTCTGAACTTTTACTTTGTTCAGATAATCTTCCATGCCTTTTACCAAACCAAAAAACGCAACTTCCGCCGTATTTGGAATATAAGAGAAAATGGTATTCTTTAAATCATAATTAATCTCGTTCAGAATGCGTTCGCTGAGATGATAACCCAATGCAATGCGCTCGCGGTAAATTTTTTCATCACTTCCCCGACTGAAATAAATGCGCTCGAAACTGCACGCACGTCTTTCTTTCGGTTCGAGAATTTGTTCTACTTTATATTCGCCCACTTCATCTACAATCAGCACATTTCCGGGCATTAATTCTTTAACCACATTTTCGCCTACGTTAAATGCCGTGCGGATAGAGGCGCGCTCGCTTGCCGCAACAATCACTTCATCGTCCACA from Arachidicoccus sp. BS20 encodes the following:
- a CDS encoding amidophosphoribosyltransferase, whose amino-acid sequence is MSDEIKHECGLAFIRLRKPLSFYLEKYGTTLYGLNKLYLLMEKQHNRGQDGAGVASIKLNVSNGYEFMHRLRSNAPQPIADIFSQIGKQVDDLEKYLPEIQSQPDIMKGHVPMLGELLLGHLRYGTQGKNNVEFCHPFIKRNIAREKNLALAGNFNLVNTKELFASVHIQPGDFQRQSDLAAMMEVVHHFLSKESDENAGNPDVAKVLKDAASLFDGGYTIGGLIGNGNSFVLRDEHGIRPAYYYVDDEVIVAASERASIRTAFNVGENVVKELMPGNVLIVDEVGEYKVEQILEPKERRACSFERIYFSRGSDEKIYRERIALGYHLSERILNEINYDLKNTIFSYIPNTAEVAFFGLVKGMEDYLNKVKVQKILSWGNDFTPDKLEEMVNRKIRQEKIAIKDVKMRTFITADSGRNEMVQHVYDITYGTVRKHEDTLVVIDDSIVRGTTLKESIVRMLSRLEPKKIIVVSSAPQIRYPDCYGIDMSKMGDFIAFRAALALHKEHGTEHVLDEVYYNCKKLELDNELHSENLVKQIYASFTPDEISGKIAQLITPEDIDIPVQVIYQTIEDLHDSCPTNTGDWYFTGDYPTPGGNRVVNKAYINFKEGKDARGY
- a CDS encoding RNA recognition motif domain-containing protein — translated: MNIYVGNLSWSLTSDDLHELFAPYGEVISAKVVTDKFNNNRSKGFGFVEMADDEAANAAISGLHETEVGGRKIIVNQKQENAGGGDYKKKSYGNGGGYRDRNSGGGYRNNY